GGCCGAGTGGTCGGTCACGGTGCTGGCCGAGGAGAGCCGGCCCGCGTACGACCGGGTGAAGCTGTCCGCGTTCTTCGACGGTTCCTCCGCGGCGGATCTGAACCTGCACACGCCGGACGACGGGGTCGAGCTCCGGCTGGGCGAACCGGCGCTCGCGGTGGACACGACGGCCAGGGTGGTGACCACGGCCGCCGGGACCTACGCGTACGACGCGTTGGTCTTCGCGACCGGTTCGTACCCGTTCGTCCCGCCGGTCGAGGGCAAGGACCTGCCCGGCGTGTTCGTCTACCGCACGCTGGACGACCTGGAGGCGATCCGGGCCTACGCGGCCGGCCGCAGCGTCGGCGCGGTGATCGGCGGCGGGCTGCTCGGGCTGGAGGCCGCGAACGCGATGCGGCTGCTCGGGCTGTCCACCCACGTGGTCGAGTTCGCGCCGCGGCTGATGCCGGTGCAGGTGGACGAGGCCGGCGGCGCCATGCTCCGGCGCTACGTCGAGGACCTGGGCGTGACCGTCCACACCGGCACCGGGACGACGGCCCTCAACGCAGGCGAGGACGGCGCGGTGGCCAGCCTCAGCCTGTCCGACGGTGCGGTGGTCAAGGCGGACATGGTGATCGTGGCGGCCGGCATCCGGCCCCGCGACGACGTGGCCCGCGCGGCCGGCCTGTCCGTCGGCGCGCGCGGTGGCATCCTGGTCGACGCCACCTGCCGGACCTCCGCGGACGACGTCTACGCGGTCGGCGAGTGCGCGGCCGTCGACGGCGTCTGCTACGGCCTGGTCGCGCCCGGTTACGCCCAGGCCGAGGTGGTCGCGGACCGGCTGCTCGGCGGCGCGGCCACGTTCCCGGGCGCGGACATGTCGACCAAGCTCAAGCTGCTCGGCGTGGACGTGGCGTCGTTCGGTGACGCGCACGGCGCCACCGAGGGCTGCCTGGACGTGACGTTCACCGACCCGGCCACCCGGGTCTACGCCAAGCTGGTGCTCTCCGACGACGCGAAGACGCTGCTCGGCGGCGTGCTGGTCGGCGACGCCACCGCGTACCCGACGCTGCGGGCCGGGGTGGGCCTGGAGCTCTCCGCTCCCCCGCTGTCGCTGCTGGCGCCGGCCGGTGCCGACGTCGACCCGGGTGCCGGGCTGGCCGCGCTGCCCGGGTCCGCGCAGGTCTGCTCGTGCAACGCGGTCACCAAGGACCAGATCGTCTCCGCCATCCACTCGGAAGGGTGCGCGGACGTACCGGCGATCAAGGCCTGTACCCGCGCCGGGACCAGCTGCGGGTCCTGCGTACCGATGCTCAAGCAGCTGCTGACCCTGGAGGGCGTGGCCCAGTCGAAGGCGCTGTGCGAGCACTTCGACCACTCGCGGCAGGAGCTGTTCGACATCGTCCGGGTGCGGAACATCCGGTCGTTCTCCGCGCTGATCTCCGAACTCGGCCGGGGCAAGGGCTGCG
This genomic window from Catenuloplanes niger contains:
- the nirB gene encoding nitrite reductase large subunit NirB, which produces MKRLVIIGNGMVGQRLVEAVRARDTAAEWSVTVLAEESRPAYDRVKLSAFFDGSSAADLNLHTPDDGVELRLGEPALAVDTTARVVTTAAGTYAYDALVFATGSYPFVPPVEGKDLPGVFVYRTLDDLEAIRAYAAGRSVGAVIGGGLLGLEAANAMRLLGLSTHVVEFAPRLMPVQVDEAGGAMLRRYVEDLGVTVHTGTGTTALNAGEDGAVASLSLSDGAVVKADMVIVAAGIRPRDDVARAAGLSVGARGGILVDATCRTSADDVYAVGECAAVDGVCYGLVAPGYAQAEVVADRLLGGAATFPGADMSTKLKLLGVDVASFGDAHGATEGCLDVTFTDPATRVYAKLVLSDDAKTLLGGVLVGDATAYPTLRAGVGLELSAPPLSLLAPAGADVDPGAGLAALPGSAQVCSCNAVTKDQIVSAIHSEGCADVPAIKACTRAGTSCGSCVPMLKQLLTLEGVAQSKALCEHFDHSRQELFDIVRVRNIRSFSALISELGRGKGCDICKPAVASILASLNTGYVLEGEQASLQDTNDHFLANIQRNGTYSVVPRIPGGEITPEKLIVIGEVARDFNLYTKITGGQRIDMFGARVEQLPQIWKRLVDAGFESGHAYGKSLRTIKSCVGSTWCRYGVQDSVGLAVALELRYRGLRSPHKLKSAVSGCARECAEARSKDFGIIATDNGWNLYVGGNGGFRPRHADLFATDLTTEELVRTIDRFLIFYIRSADRLQRTAAWIESLDGGLDHLRDVIVHDSLGLCAELDDAMARHVTNYADEWAATLDDPDRLARFVSFVNAPDAPDPSISFTVERGQPVPVSADSVNRQPVLLGMPAVTEGSPA